CGTGCGCGAGTAGGAACCGGTGGCGAGCACCACGTTGGTGCCGGTGTAGGTGTCCGACCCGACGGTGACCGTCTTCGCCCCGGTCAGCCTGCCCTCACCCTCGACGATCTGGATGCCACGACTCTTGATCAGGCCGGTCAGGCCCTTGTGGTTCTTCGAGACGACGCCGTCCTTGTACTTGTGGACGCCGCTCATGTCGATGCCGTTGAAGGTCGCGTTGACGCCGAACGTCTCGCTCTCCCGTGCCTGGTCGGCGATCTCGCCGGCGTGCAGCAGCGCCTTGGTGGGGATGCACCCGCGGTGCAGGCAGGTGCCGCCGACCTTGTCCTTCTCGATGAGCACGACGGACTTGCCGAGTTCGGCAGCGCGCAGGGCCGCGGCGTAACCGCCGCTGCCGCCGCCGAGGATGACGAGGTCGAACTGGTTGTCGGCCACTGCTGCTCCTGCTTCGTCTGAGGTGCCCCGCGCGGGGGAGGACGCCGCCTCCATCTTGGCACTAGCGGGCGAAGCGGATCACGGCGGGCAAGCCCGGATCAGGCCGCCGCGAGGCGCTCCACCGCGGCGATGATGGTGCGCACGGCCGCGCCCGTCCCACCCTTGGGGGTGTAGCCGTGCGGGGCGCCCAGGTTCCAGGCCGGCCCGGCGATGTCCAGGTGCACCCAGGGCAGCCGGTCGGGCATGAAGTCGGCGAGGAAGTGCCCGGCCACCAGCATGCCGCCCCACCGATCGCCCGGCAGGTTCTGCAGATCGGCGACCTGCGAGTCCAGGCCCGCGCGCAACTCCTCCGGCAGCGGCATCGGCCACACCGCCTCGCCGACGGCGTTGCCCGCCGCCGCGACCTGGTCGCGCCAGCGCTCGGCGCCCATCGCGCCGATCACCCGCGTGCCGAGCGAGACCAGTTGCGCGCCGGTCAGGGTCGAGGCCTCGATCAGGTAGTCCGGTTCGTCCTCGAGCGCCCGGGCGATCGCGTCGGCCAGCACGAGGCGGCCCTCCGCGTCCGTGTCGGCCACCTCGACGGTACGGCCGTTGCGCATCGTGATCACGTCCGACGGCCGGTAGGCCGAACCCGACGGCATGTTCTCGGCCATCGGCACCGTGGCCGTCACCTCGACCGGCAACCGCAGCGCGGCGATCGCGCAGACACTCGCGACCACCGCGGCGGCGCCGCCCATGTCGGACTTCATCCAGTTCATGTTGGCGGTCTTGAGGTTCAACCCGCCGGAGTCGAAGGTGATGCCCTTGCCGACCAGTGCGACCCGCGCCTTGGCACGTGCCGGCCGGTATCCGATCCGCACCAGCCGTGGCGGGCGCGCGGAACCGCCGCCCACTGCGAGGACGGCGCCGAACCGCTCCCGCTTGAGCGCGCGCTCGTCGAGCACCTCGACCTGGAGCTTGGCGGCGCGCGCGAAGTCCGCCGCGTGCTGCGCGAACGTCTCCGGGTACAGGTCGTTCGGCGGGGTGTTCACCAGGTCGCGGACCCGGGTGATCGCCTCGACCACCGCACGCGCGCGCTTGAGTTCCGCCTTCGCCGACGGGTCATCGGTCGCGCCGAGGGTGATCCTGCGCAGCGCCGGCCGTTCGGCTGAGGACTTGTAGCGGTCGAAGGCGTACGCCCCGAGCTGGGCGCCTTCGGACAGCGCTCCCGGCGGTCCGTCCAGTGCGAGGTGCACGTGCGCGTGGTGGCCGAGCCCGCGCACCGCGGCGCCGACCGCGCGCCGCAGGCTCTCGGCCGAGCGGGCGTCGGCGCCCAGCCCGGTGGCCACCACGAGCGGGAACGGCGCCAGCCCGAGCGTCGGCACCTTCAGCACCTCCTCGGGCTGGCCGGTCGCGCCCAGCGTGCGCAGCGCGGCAAGCAGGGTTCGCCCCAGCACCGCCTCGACCGGTTTCGCGCCGCGCGCGAGTCGCGGCCCGTTGTTCCCCGGTACGACACCGACCACGACCGCGTCCGCGTCGGGCAGCGTGCTCGGATCGTGCAGCGATACGGACACCATGACCGCGATCCTAGGGCGGGTGCCGCGCACCGGGTCGGTCCGGTCCGTGCCGGCGCAATAGGGTGACGTGCATGAGCGAGTTGCTGCGGTCACCGCTGTACGAGCGGCACGTCGAGCTGGGCGCCAAGCTCGCCGATTTCGGTGGCTGGGAGATGCCGATCGAGTACCCGGCCAGCGGTGGGGGAGTGCTGAAGGAGCACGCCGCGGTGCGCGACGCGGTCGGCGTCTTCGACGTCTCGCACCTGGGCAAGGCCACGGTGCGCGGTTCCGGTGCGGCGCGGTTCGTGAACGCCTGCCTGTCCAACGACCTGGGGCGGATCGAACCGGGCAAGGCGCAGTACACGCTCTGCTGTGACGAGTCCGGCGGCGTCGTCGACGACCTCATCGCGTACCTGGTCAGCGACGACGAGGTGTTCCTGGTGCCGAACGCGGCGAACACCGCCGAGGTGGTGCGCCGGCTGGCCGCGGCGGCGCCGGCCGGGATCGAGGTGCCCGGCCAGCACCGCGACTTCGGCGTGCTGGCCGTGCAGGGACCGCGCTCGTCCGAGGTGCTCGCCGCACTCGGACTGCCGAGCGATCAGGACTACATGGCGTACGCCGACGCGACGTTCGACGGCACGCCGGTGCGCATCTGCCGTACCGGCTACACCGGCGAGCACGGGTACGAGCTGATCCCGTCCTGGGACGCAAGCGTGCGGCTGTGGGACGCGCTCGTGCAGGTGGTGCGTTCGCTCGGCGGCATGCCGGCCGGGCTCGGCGCCCGCGACACGCTGCGCACCGAGATGGGGTACCCGCTGCACGGTCAGGACCTGTCGCTGTCCATCTCGCCGCTGCAGGCGCGGGCAGGCTGGGCGGTGGGCTGGAAGAAGGACGCGTTCTGGGGGCGCGACGCCCTGCTCGCGGAGAAGGCGGCGGGGCCGGCGCGCGTGCTGTGGGGGATCGAGGCGCTCGACCGCGGAATCCCACGCTCACACATGACTGTTCTCGACGCGTCGGGTTCGGCGATCGGTGAGGTGACCTCGGGGACGTTCTCGCCGACGCTGAAGAAGGGCATCGGGCTGGCGCTGCTCGCCCCCACCGTCGCTGAGGGCGATGAACTGTCGGTCGACGTGCGCGGGCGTAGCGCGGCGGTGCGCGTCGTCAAGCCGCCGTTCGTGCCCTCGCACGTGCGCTGAGCCGACCGATCGCGTCAGGTCGGCCGCAGTGCGCGCGGCAGGTACGCGGCTCCCGCCCCCGCGGTCGCGGCGATGTCGGCGGGGTTGGAGATGGCGCACCGTTTGAGCGACAGGCAGCCGCAGCCGATGCACGAGTCCAGTCCGTCGCGTAGCTTCTCCAGCGCCGTGATCTGGTCGTCCAGCCGGCGGCGCCACGAACGGGACAGCCTGGTCCAGTCGGCCCTCGTCGGCGTGCGCCCGGCGGGCAGGGCGGCGAGCGCGCCGGCCACCTCGTCCAGGCTGAGGCCGACGTTGCGTGCTGCGCGGATGAACGCGAGCCGGCGAAGCACGCTACGCGCATAGCGCCGTTGTCCGCCGCTGGTGCGGCTCGCCGAGATCAAGCCTTCGCGTTCGTAGAAGCGCAGGGCAGACGCGGCGAACCCGCTGCGCGCGGCGACCTCACTGACGGTCAGCAGATCCGTCGTAGAAATCGCCATCAGATTCTCCTTGACTTGAAGTTGACTTCAACTATAACGATGGCGGTTCGAACCGGAACCGTCTAGGAGAACCGATGTCCACTGCACTGATCACCGGCGCGTCCCAGGGCCTGGGCCTGGCCCTCACAACAGCATTCGCCGAGCGCGGCTGGAACCTGGTGGTCGACGCCAGGGACGAGACCCGGCTGCGCGAGGCCGCCCGGACGCTGCCCACCGTGGTCGCGATCGTCGGCGACGTGACCGATCCGGGGCATCGCGAGGCGCTGGCGGCCGCGGCCGAGGTGTTCGGCCCGCTCGACCTGCTCGTGAACAACGCCAGCGAACTCGGGCCCAGCCCGCTGCCCGAGCTGGCGCGGTACCCGCTCGACGCGCTGCGCACGGTGTACGAGACCAACGTCGTCGCACCGCTGGCGCTCACCCAACTGCTGCTGCCTGCACTGCGGGCCGCGGGCGGGACCGTCGTGAACATCAGCTCGGACGCCGCGGTCGAGCCGTACCCGGGCTGGGGCGGCTACGGCCCCAGCAAGGCCGCTCTGGACCACGTGTCGGCGATCCTGGCCGCCGAAGAACCCGAACTGCGGGTCTTCGCGTTCGACCCGGGTGACATGCGCACCGCGATGCACCAGCGCGCCTTTCCTGGCGAGGACATCAGCGACCGGCCGGCGGCGAGCACCGTCGTCCCGGCCGTCCTGCGGCTGTTCGACGAGCGGCCGGCGAGCGGTCGGTACCGCGCGGTGGACCTGCTCGCCGCCGAGGTGGCGCGGTGACGGCGCTTCAGTTCGAGCTGCCGCCGGAGCTGGCGGCGGCGCATCCGCGGGCAGATCGCGACCGGAGCCGCCTGCTGGTCGCCCGCCCGTCCGGCATCGAGCACGCCGTCTTCGCCGAACTGGAGGCGTTCCTGCACCCGGGCGACCTGCTCGTCGTGAACACGTCGGCAACCCTGGCGGCGGCGCTCGACGGCCGCCGAGCGGACGGCCGGGCGCTCACGGTGCACTTCGCGACGGCGTTGGACGACGGACGGTGGATTGTCGAACTGCGGCCGGCGGCGGACGCGACCGGACCGCTACCCGACATCGCGGCAGGTGAGCGGGTGCGACTACCGGACGGCGTCACGCTGACCGTGCTCGAGCCGGCGGCCCCGGCGCCGGGCGTGACCCGGCTGTGGCTCGCCGAGGTCGGGGTCGAGGGCGGTGTCGAGCACTACCTCGCCAGGCACGGCCGGCCGATCCGCTACGGCTACCTGGATGGGGACGTGCCGCTCGCGAACTACCAGACCGTGTTCGCGCGCGATCCCGGCAGCGCCGAGATGCCGAGTGCCGGCCGACCGTTCACCGCGGAACTGGTTGCCGGGCTGGTCGCCGCGGGGATCGCGCTGGCGCCGATCACGCTGCACACCGGCGTCTCC
This genomic stretch from Jatrophihabitans cynanchi harbors:
- a CDS encoding leucyl aminopeptidase; amino-acid sequence: MVSVSLHDPSTLPDADAVVVGVVPGNNGPRLARGAKPVEAVLGRTLLAALRTLGATGQPEEVLKVPTLGLAPFPLVVATGLGADARSAESLRRAVGAAVRGLGHHAHVHLALDGPPGALSEGAQLGAYAFDRYKSSAERPALRRITLGATDDPSAKAELKRARAVVEAITRVRDLVNTPPNDLYPETFAQHAADFARAAKLQVEVLDERALKRERFGAVLAVGGGSARPPRLVRIGYRPARAKARVALVGKGITFDSGGLNLKTANMNWMKSDMGGAAAVVASVCAIAALRLPVEVTATVPMAENMPSGSAYRPSDVITMRNGRTVEVADTDAEGRLVLADAIARALEDEPDYLIEASTLTGAQLVSLGTRVIGAMGAERWRDQVAAAGNAVGEAVWPMPLPEELRAGLDSQVADLQNLPGDRWGGMLVAGHFLADFMPDRLPWVHLDIAGPAWNLGAPHGYTPKGGTGAAVRTIIAAVERLAAA
- the gcvT gene encoding glycine cleavage system aminomethyltransferase GcvT translates to MSELLRSPLYERHVELGAKLADFGGWEMPIEYPASGGGVLKEHAAVRDAVGVFDVSHLGKATVRGSGAARFVNACLSNDLGRIEPGKAQYTLCCDESGGVVDDLIAYLVSDDEVFLVPNAANTAEVVRRLAAAAPAGIEVPGQHRDFGVLAVQGPRSSEVLAALGLPSDQDYMAYADATFDGTPVRICRTGYTGEHGYELIPSWDASVRLWDALVQVVRSLGGMPAGLGARDTLRTEMGYPLHGQDLSLSISPLQARAGWAVGWKKDAFWGRDALLAEKAAGPARVLWGIEALDRGIPRSHMTVLDASGSAIGEVTSGTFSPTLKKGIGLALLAPTVAEGDELSVDVRGRSAAVRVVKPPFVPSHVR
- the soxR gene encoding redox-sensitive transcriptional activator SoxR, encoding MSTTDLLTVSEVAARSGFAASALRFYEREGLISASRTSGGQRRYARSVLRRLAFIRAARNVGLSLDEVAGALAALPAGRTPTRADWTRLSRSWRRRLDDQITALEKLRDGLDSCIGCGCLSLKRCAISNPADIAATAGAGAAYLPRALRPT
- a CDS encoding SDR family NAD(P)-dependent oxidoreductase translates to MSTALITGASQGLGLALTTAFAERGWNLVVDARDETRLREAARTLPTVVAIVGDVTDPGHREALAAAAEVFGPLDLLVNNASELGPSPLPELARYPLDALRTVYETNVVAPLALTQLLLPALRAAGGTVVNISSDAAVEPYPGWGGYGPSKAALDHVSAILAAEEPELRVFAFDPGDMRTAMHQRAFPGEDISDRPAASTVVPAVLRLFDERPASGRYRAVDLLAAEVAR
- a CDS encoding S-adenosylmethionine:tRNA ribosyltransferase-isomerase, producing the protein MTALQFELPPELAAAHPRADRDRSRLLVARPSGIEHAVFAELEAFLHPGDLLVVNTSATLAAALDGRRADGRALTVHFATALDDGRWIVELRPAADATGPLPDIAAGERVRLPDGVTLTVLEPAAPAPGVTRLWLAEVGVEGGVEHYLARHGRPIRYGYLDGDVPLANYQTVFARDPGSAEMPSAGRPFTAELVAGLVAAGIALAPITLHTGVSSQEAGEPPMPERFTVPAATARLVNSTRAAGGRVVAVGTTVTRALESAADRSGRVRPAAGWTELVLGPNRPARVVGGLITGWHAPGASHLQLLQAVAGTPLVAAAYEAALRERYLWHEFGDSCLLLP